ACATACATGAGGgaacgaatctgttttaaggacactgtatttcATACATGTCTCGATTTGGTTTATTTTAAGCATTTATCTACTGTTTTACTTCACTATATTTTGCTGGTTTTTTTTGCCAATAACTTTCTGTACTATACCATTTGATATATTGTGCAACATATATATTTGCAATTCTTGTTTTTTAAAGAAGAGAGTAATTAAACGTTGGTTCATGtatagtaaatttttttttttttgaattttctaAATTATCTCATCTTTTAAGTTAATCTTCCCTACTATAATTTCATTTACAAACAATCTTTCTCTTTCGGTTCGAATTTCAacaatcaataaaaaaatttctctgAATTAATCGTGTCTATTTTAATTAGATTTAACCAtataataaaagtaatatttttttttaatgtaatataatataatataataaaaaaaattaaaggctCAGATGCGCCTGCATAGTCGTCCTCGAATCAGACGGTTGTGGAGACCCAATCACCACTGGGAGCGCAATTTAATCCTCACAGCCTAATTTATATTGCACCAGCCGGGAATCGAACCCGGGTCTGTACCGTGGCAGGGTACTATTCTACCACTAGACCACTGGTGCTGTTGTGCTATGATGAtggaatataatatatttagcTTGCGACTTGAAACCCATAGAAACACAATTATTAGACTAAAAAAGTTTGAAGATGACATTAGTTTAAAAATCCCATGTACTTGTTGACTTTTCTTTTTCCTGAAATAATGAGAAGGAGACTGCCCATTTTTCAAAAGACTAATCAGCCATTTGTGAGAGAGTATTCGAATTTCGTTAAGTAAATAAACGTTTGATTAATGATTATGAGTTCGATTATCTTTATCAACTGTTTTCTCGGATGAGCTTATTGCATATGTTTTGTCCGGTGCACTTTATCTGATTAGCGTGACTTACAAGATATTACATTCGATTATAGTTTTATCCGATACATACCAAATGTTAGCTGGTATGAGTTCATCgtcataaaagaaaaaaaaattaaatccttTTTTTTAATGTGTGCGTATGTGTTGAAAGTAAAAGTCATCTAcaaggagtgagtctcatgtgagacggtctcacggatattaatttgtgagacgagtcaactctacccacattcacaataaaaagtaatactctaagcataaaaaattatactttttcattgattacccaaataagagatccgtctcacaaaaattcgacccgtgagaccgtctcacacaagtttttgcccatcTACAAGATAGCAAAGCCGACTGACTGCTTTCACGAAGAGACGAAACTAAACCCGTAAATAATTGTGCTATCTATGGAGCCTAAATTTAAAACATGTGTAAGAGCCCAGCAAGTCTTATAATTTATAAATCACCGGCAAACtgagaaaaaagaaaatttcagaCAAATCTTAGTCTTCCTTTAAATTGgcatttaaaaataatgaatGTTAAAAGTAGGTATTCAACGAGCTAACTTGTgacttgagatttattgattattatgtaaaaataatatttattttaataatgttttatgattttatccatttatgacatttattttatctGTATATCAATACAAGCTTCTTAATAAAGCTCTTAAATATATTAAAGGTATCATGAGGTCTGTATTTCAACGCAAGATAtaaaactcattaggaagtgtaccgtatattATAAAgaggttcctagtcgaatccGTTGCCTAAATAAGGATAAatgtcgcttgagcttgagaccgATATAAGTGATGTAAATGTCACGTTTCATTGACAATAACGACATGAAGATGTCCATTCATACTGACGAGTGATTATTTGATGATGCACTAAACAACCCTCCATCAGACagtccaagtggttatcacttatcgagtgagatagtctgtggttatgattgtacaacaTTAGCTTTTTGACATGGGAAAACGTGGAGGCTCTACGTATTAGCATagactttgatccgtttaccgactccattgaaGGTCATAAAGTGGAGATATTGAgcgtagtttcgaaatacgtagaaGCTGATATATTGTAGTCGGTGATTCACGATATCCTTTAATTTATCTTGAAAATTTTATATTCACGTCATCCATTGATTTATATGTCTCGTGATTATTAATTAATACACGCAACGTTTGTTCCTCGTTCGCTAGTATTTTGATCGATTATTTCTTAGTAAGCTTGTGGGCACACCACCAATTAAGCGGACATATAAATACATACAAGATTGAATATTATTTGCAaatttttaagtacaagtaaATTTTAAGGAACAATTTtaccatgaaataaataaaaaatttcatgtgTATCAAACTATATTCAGTATTTACATATAAAATTATCTTAGGCGGAATCGAGAATTTCTTTCGAAAGCGAAAAATgaagtttttataaaaaaaaataaaaaaaacattatttattattaaatatggacacaaaaaaatattgatatttaatttatattatgttaactTGTTCCATCAAAAGGTAAATTTAAAAGACTTTTTTTATTTGCTACCAagttaaaaactatataattttcaaaaaatccatcttttttcttttcattgTTTAATTTAATGATGATTTTGGAAGTAGCAAATacattaaacatgaatatatcAGTAAAAAAAAGATTAAATATTGATAAATATAGACATTTGACCATAAATTTAGGACAAAGaaggaaaaaaatgaaattagAGTACTAATGCATAATCATATGTTAGCTTGACACATGCCAAAGACTACACTTCTTGACCAACTGACCAGCAATCCAATGAGTTCAACAGACGGGACAGAGGACAACTAGCGTTCCATCTGTTGAGGCAtaaatattcttgaaaattttttgCTCGACCTGACCATTACAGcaatgaaaaatttgatcttttgCAGAAGAAAATGAGGGAGGAAAAAATCAGATCTCAATTAGCTGCTGCAATAGTTTATGATCTCTAAACTCTGATGCTGCCGGGATTATGACATTCCATGAGTTGTAACCAGGAGTAAAACCTCTTCCCACCATTTCCAGAAACAACATTAAAGCCTTTTGCGGCTCCCCTTGACTGCAAAAGGCATTGATTAAGAGACCATAGCTTTCAGAATCAGGCAAGAAGCCTCTCATCTTTAAGTCCTCCACGAGCCTCAACGCCCTCGTCGTTTTTCTCTGCTCACAGAGGCACTTGATTAAACCATTAAAAGTTGAAGCAATGGGAAAATAACCGAGGCCGATCATTTGACTCATGAGCTCTACAGCTTCCTTTATGCATCCTTTCTCACAAAATCCTTGAATTAAACTAGCATGAATAAGAGCACTTGGACATCTTCCTGCTGCAGTCATCTCCTCGAAAACTTTCTTTGCTTCAACTGTATGGCCATCATGACACAAACGTAGGATTCTCGAACTCATATCTACAGCTGTTGGAAACAAATTTCTCATGTTTTTTAGAAACTCGAGAGCTTCAGTGATTAAATTCTCCCTGTATAAACCATATAGAATGCTATTGTACGGATTGATACGACCAAGAAAACTCCCTTTACCCTCTTCTATTAGTTCAAAAATCCTGAGCCCCTCCCGAGTCCTTCCATTTGAACACAATCCATGAATTAATGTGTCGAAAGTGGCAGAATTCCATTTCACACCAGCCCTTTTCATTTCATGAAACATATCCAGAGCTGAATCCAACATGCCAGACTCACAGAAACTTGCAATCAAAATATTATATGTGTCAGTGTTTGGTAGGCATCCTTTCATCTCCATCTGTTTAAGAAAACCAAGTCCCGCTCTCACTTTCCCTGCTCTGACAAAGCCCTCAATTAGAGTGTTGTGAGCCACAACATCAAGAGTCCCTCCCTTTCCCTCCACTCTCTGTAATACCTCAGCTGCGTCCAAAACACGCCCAGCGTTGCACAAAACTTTCACCACCTTAGTCACTGAAACAACATCTggtaaaaaaccgttgtcgaaaCACTTCTCCATCAACACAAGAGCAGGAACTAGATTGTTTTCATTGCAATATGCTGATATCAAAATGTTGAAAGTAACGTCACTGTAATCCTCCATTTCACTCGTTAGGCTCCTAGCTCGTCCCACCTTACCGTTCTTACAAAGAGCATAAATTAATGTATTATACACAACAACATTTATCTTAACTCCACGAGTTTTCATCACTCGCAAAAGTTTAAATCCATCCCCAATTCTATTCGTCAAGCAAAAACCTTTCATCAAAATCCCATAAGTGTAATCATCACCCTTTAAACCACTACCCATTATTTTCTTCCTATAGAATTCTCTTGCAATATCAATATCTTCCTTCGCTAGAACATCAAGAATTGAGTTCAACAATTTCAGAGAAGGGGCCTTACCAAACTTAGGAAGCAAGTCAAGCACTCTTGTTACTTCCCTTATCATTCTAGCTCGTCCATAACCTCGGACCATTGTGATGAAAATATCATCATCTGGGCCTGAACCTATTGACTTGGGCATTTCTTCGAGCAGCTGTTCTACAGTCTCAAATTGACGGAAAGTGCACAGCTTGTGGATCAAAGCTCGATATGTGGACGGAGTATGGGTGAAGTTTGAAATCTCAGAGGCCCATTTAAAAGTTTGAAGAGCTTGACTTGCTGTTTTTTGTTCTAAAATGAGATGTGCAATTTGTTGGATAGTCGGGACAATGACAGGGGATACCGAGATAAATCTTGATTGAACAGAGAAAATTAGCCTCTTTTGGATGAATCTCGAGGTTAAATGTTTTGAAAGGTTGCAAAACTCCTGGCTTCTTTGCATAAGACCGCTGCAAATAACGAAGGAAGCATATAAATGAATTACATCTTTAGATATAAAGCTTTATGCTAAAGTAAAAGAACCAAATGTCAAATTATGCAAATCACACCAGAAAAAAGGAAACGAAGAGGTTTACTTCAGGAACTTATGATTAAGAATAAATGAATTGTGTGGTTTAAAGTACAATAAACAGCTCCCATGAAGTTATGCAAAAATACGAGGGTAAGTTTCAAGAACGGCTGCAGCTTTATAGGAATACTAATTACTAAGTGtgtaacatatatatacatagacacacacatatatacagACCATGTCAAAACATATCTTTCCTTTCTCGAATCTAGAGTAGCTATGGCACTAATCAAAGAAATTATTATAGACCAGTAATAAATATTCTGAACGGGATGATAGCCAGCGACTATGGAGTATTGGATCTTTAAACTATACCTTGTTAGCATTTAGTTAAACTATAGAGATGCTGAAGCATTGGAGAGGTCAGTTGGCAAGCAAATGTAATTTTTATCCAGCAAGACACCAAGAAACTCCCCTAAACGGCTAAAAAATATCTCAATATATGCATTCAGGTTAATTTTAACATGAAAAACCACTTCAAGAATTCCTATAGCccaaatttggaaaaaaaaaagttgcaTTCCCACAATAGTTTCTGAAGTTAATTTTACAACAAAACGAGtgtttaatatacaatatttgAGTTCCTACCTAATggagaagaaaatggaaagtCTTTCACTAGAAAAAACCGAAGTTTGTGATTCTGAGCTGAATACAAAAAACAGGCAGTTGAATAGATTGTCATGCACTTTGCCTAAAGTCAAGTGGAGTAGATGGGATTGAAACCCACCGATTCACGATCCATTCTAATTCCGTTGACATGAGACAAGCTATGAGATAAATCTAATCATCAGTTTCCCATGTTTCTATTGACAGCTTCGCCTACCAAACTACATGGCAGTAAGATAATCAAGAAAAAATCACAAGTTGACTTAAATCAAACTGAGAAGACCAGTTTGAGGATTTTGCTTTCACAGCATTAAATCTGAGATCTGAAAATTTACAATACGAAATATAATATAatggaaaaaaattaaatcttatcacagctatactaaataattaagaGTAGAACTAACAAAAACCAACCATAAACAGCACTGCTTCTGAAGAATATGACAAAGCACAAAACACAGAAATCCAGAGAAAATAAAATACAACCAAGACAATTGACCAATTAAATACCACAGCAGTCCAAGAATTTATGTCAGTTCTTTTCAAATCCTAAATCATCAACAGCCAAAGAATACAGAACTAGCTTCCCGTGAACCAAATgcagaaaaaaaaagaatcatAAAAGAACACCATAATATCATACAAAATGGTTCTTGTAATTCCCAAGAAAAAaagaacaaaaatataatcagaTCCACAAACAAATTACTGCACATAATCCACAAAGAACTCAGTTTCTGCTCAAACAAACAAATTTACTGCCCTTCAAAAACAGAAAATTCTGTAagcaaaaaaagaaaagattaTTACCATTTACAATGGAAATCACAGAAAAAGATGGAAATTTCTCAATCCATCtaaaaattgtataaataaatttaaaatacaaatgattgtAATGTTCAGTATCACGCATTaagtaaatcattcaaaaataaatttttctattttaagtaatttttgcCTAAATTATTtactaaaaaagaaatacaatatttaaatagtttatttaatttttctaaaaataaaattggttgagtgTTAAAAGTTATCATTACAACAAGGTTTTCCAACATTAATTTAgcatttaataatcataatatttttttttatctcaaatacatattatttcaaaattaccTTAATTCGAAAAAATTAATACGTTGTAattttcttccaaaaccatatgtatattgtatattttgaattgtcttcttaaaaattcaaataagagagtacaaaaaaaattaaagagatGGATTCAAAAGAGTTTCAAATAGATATTAAATTAATCTCAATAAACATGTATATTACCTTCAATAATCACAAATTTTTGACACTCAATGCATGCAATTCGAGAATTtcataatttgaaagagttaatgtatgatataattctaTCAAAgcatcaaatgtataattatcgTCCCTTGggatgtcttatttgaatttaaaattataaataatacaacGTTGCATATTATATTAGAAATCAAGTTTATTCTATTTATATTACTAAATTTATCTACTCCAAAATTGAATTTTGAAATTACTCATCTTTTCAGcaccatatatgagttgaatcatTTCAAGATGTAACgttcgtttaaatttagatttgttcgtTGTTATGAACTACCTACATATGGAAACAACGAGAACAACAAGACACTTTGAAATATGTCTTTCATAatcgagaagtaaaaaatattattcatttatttgtacaaaattttaattatgacgtattattaatgtgataattttcttctatattaAAAAGTTCACGAATACatgataatataaaatttcccGTAATGGAAATGATTAAACCAATTTTAAAGAAAGTAAGTATCTTATTAGAAGACAcgttataaaatttattgacattattttggaatacacataataaatattaattaaataactttttgatttatacataatttacttATTATCACGTGTTTCGTTATTCTTTCGGAATAATAGGTTGTTATGTATTATGAAGagattttgtaaataaaatcaCAACTCATTTGTATAAAGATACTGATGATTAAAATTCTTCAATCATCCAAATCAAGTTCATTTTCTTCCGTCGAATCATCATGTACCCCACTTGTGTTCTTATTGGACTTCATCATTTTCTTGATCAATATTAGTTTCTTCTCCCTCTTCATCCAAAAGATGTAAAATcgatttttttttggttgtttGGATGTAGATGAACTCCCCCGTTCTTCTGTTCAGAGTTCTCTTCTTCTGATTCCGGTGTTGGGTCGTTGGGTTGTTAGGGTTTGTGTTCGGACTATTTTAAACAAGTAATTAAAAAATTCACACAAACGTGCTAAACTTCCAAGGTTAGTCTAGGCGAGTGTCTGGATTCACTTTAGTGAATCGTTGCGCTTGGTCAGCGAGGGTTACCAGGCGCAGGGTCCTCGCCTGTGCTCACTGGCGGAGCCATCATAGGCCCAGTATAGGCATCAGCCCACACTGggccaaaaaaaaatttatatgtttatatatatttgtgtctCCCGACACCTTAGATATATTTATgtctaaaatttttaatttgtgtATGCTATTATTATATGATTAGCTAATCCAATTTTCCTTTAATAATTTGTAGACCCAAAATTTTAGACTCTTACACGTTATTAGTATCCAAGTATACACTCTATAACCTTCTGTATGTGTTTTCTCTTCTCGAGTCACGAACGTCATATACTTTGATTAAGAATCATtccaatttattttaattattgtttCATCTTTCATAATctctaaaaaaattcaaaatattaccAAATTTTAGGTTCGTTTTTTTGTCCAATGTTTGTCGATCATTCaattgttttataattttatgctTTTTCTTAGCGATAATGAATTCATGCTTATTTTTCGAAcgtatattttatatcatatgTTGTTTTGATTTCGGATTTGTACACGTTGTTGTTTGTCGTTTTTCTGACGTATTCTCATCAATTATCAATGCTACTGACTGTGCGTAACTTGTGTTCAAACTTTATGACACATTTTTTTAGCTGTCGATTaatcattgtttttttttttttgctttattaattataatatatttttgtcTACACTGAACCAATATCCTGGCTCCGCCCCTGCGGCTGTGCTGCCTCTCGCCTTTTAACAACTATGTAACCAAACCAACAAGACACGAGTCACATATGTTATTTATCATTTTGGTGATATGTCTCCATGGGTATCTAACCTGGATACACATATTGTTAGAAGGATAAAATTGTGTATATGCTTGAAATTCTTTTCACTCACTTCCGATCCCAGTTTTAAATTTCCTGGATCTTTGAATATCTCAGAAGAAGAAATCATTATAGGCATGTTTAGATGAGATAAGATTCAATTAGAGAAAGATTTTGAATCTAAATGGGCATCAAACTCTTTCAACCAGCTAATCAAGAAAACAGAAGTCAGTGTTCTCCTTCTAGGCGGTCAAGAGACATAAGATGAACATGAAAATTCAACTCTATCAAAGACAATATTT
This region of Primulina eburnea isolate SZY01 chromosome 14, ASM2296580v1, whole genome shotgun sequence genomic DNA includes:
- the LOC140811590 gene encoding pentatricopeptide repeat-containing protein At2g17525, mitochondrial; translated protein: MQRSQEFCNLSKHLTSRFIQKRLIFSVQSRFISVSPVIVPTIQQIAHLILEQKTASQALQTFKWASEISNFTHTPSTYRALIHKLCTFRQFETVEQLLEEMPKSIGSGPDDDIFITMVRGYGRARMIREVTRVLDLLPKFGKAPSLKLLNSILDVLAKEDIDIAREFYRKKIMGSGLKGDDYTYGILMKGFCLTNRIGDGFKLLRVMKTRGVKINVVVYNTLIYALCKNGKVGRARSLTSEMEDYSDVTFNILISAYCNENNLVPALVLMEKCFDNGFLPDVVSVTKVVKVLCNAGRVLDAAEVLQRVEGKGGTLDVVAHNTLIEGFVRAGKVRAGLGFLKQMEMKGCLPNTDTYNILIASFCESGMLDSALDMFHEMKRAGVKWNSATFDTLIHGLCSNGRTREGLRIFELIEEGKGSFLGRINPYNSILYGLYRENLITEALEFLKNMRNLFPTAVDMSSRILRLCHDGHTVEAKKVFEEMTAAGRCPSALIHASLIQGFCEKGCIKEAVELMSQMIGLGYFPIASTFNGLIKCLCEQRKTTRALRLVEDLKMRGFLPDSESYGLLINAFCSQGEPQKALMLFLEMVGRGFTPGYNSWNVIIPAASEFRDHKLLQQLIEI